In the Salvelinus fontinalis isolate EN_2023a chromosome 34, ASM2944872v1, whole genome shotgun sequence genome, one interval contains:
- the LOC129832823 gene encoding 39S ribosomal protein L12, mitochondrial-like isoform X1: MYCTRHCIRTALRIAAKTHRQELQTPTLCALRTLGTSPASLSDVIATPPLDGAPKAYPPKITQLVHDITSLTLLEVSDLNELLKKTLNIQDVGMMPMGAMTAAAAPAALAVEEDMVPVKKEKTHFTVKLTELKAAEKVKLIKEVKNCIQGLNLVQAKKLVESLPQEIRANVSKEEAEKLKTALETAGGTVVLE, from the exons ATGTACTGCACAAGACATTGCATTCGGACCGCACTGCGAATCGCCGCAAAGACACATCG GCAGGAGCTCCAGACACCAACGCTATGTGCCCTCCGAACACTCGGGACCAGCCCAGCCAGCCTTTCTGATGTCATCGCCACCCCCCCTCTGGACGGAGCCCCCAAAGCGTACCCCCCCAAAATCACCCAGCTGGTACACGACATCACCAGCCTCACCTTGTTAGAGGTGTCAGACCTCAATGAGCTCCTCAAG AAAACCCTGAATATCCAGGATGTTGGGATGATGCCAATGGGAGCCATGACTGCAGCAGCAGCACCTGCAGCTCTG GCAGTGGAAGAGGACATGGTACCAGTGAAGAAAGAGAAGACACACTTCACAGTGAAACTGACAGAACTGAAGGCAGCAGAGAAAGTGAAACTCATAAAAGAAGTGAAGAACTGCATCCAAGGCTTGAACCTGGTGCAG GCTAAGAAGTTGGTTGAGTCCCTCCCCCAGGAGATCAGAGCCAATGTGTCCAAAGAGGAGGCGGAGAAGCTGAAGACGGCCCTGGAGACAGCAGGAGGCACTGTGGTGTTGGAGTAa
- the LOC129832823 gene encoding 39S ribosomal protein L12, mitochondrial-like isoform X2 yields the protein MYCTRHCIRTALRIAAKTHRQELQTPTLCALRTLGTSPASLSDVIATPPLDGAPKAYPPKITQLVHDITSLTLLEVSDLNELLKKTLNIQDVGMMPMGAMTAAAAPAALAVEEDMVPVKKEKTHFTVKLTELKAAEKVKLIKEVKNCIQGLNLVQAKKLVALC from the exons ATGTACTGCACAAGACATTGCATTCGGACCGCACTGCGAATCGCCGCAAAGACACATCG GCAGGAGCTCCAGACACCAACGCTATGTGCCCTCCGAACACTCGGGACCAGCCCAGCCAGCCTTTCTGATGTCATCGCCACCCCCCCTCTGGACGGAGCCCCCAAAGCGTACCCCCCCAAAATCACCCAGCTGGTACACGACATCACCAGCCTCACCTTGTTAGAGGTGTCAGACCTCAATGAGCTCCTCAAG AAAACCCTGAATATCCAGGATGTTGGGATGATGCCAATGGGAGCCATGACTGCAGCAGCAGCACCTGCAGCTCTG GCAGTGGAAGAGGACATGGTACCAGTGAAGAAAGAGAAGACACACTTCACAGTGAAACTGACAGAACTGAAGGCAGCAGAGAAAGTGAAACTCATAAAAGAAGTGAAGAACTGCATCCAAGGCTTGAACCTGGTGCAG GCTAAGAAGTTGGTTGCTTTGTGTTAA